The Gymnodinialimonas sp. 57CJ19 genome includes a window with the following:
- a CDS encoding isocitrate lyase/phosphoenolpyruvate mutase family protein → MKLSDRHALFADLHKTGCFVMPNPWDRGSARMMAASGAVALATTSAGHAFTLGRADMGGVTRDEALAHAQDIISTTNLPVSGDFENGFGDDPDTVAETIRLAAEVGLSGCGIEDMGFEDGLNAYDFDLTVERIRAAVAAVRALGRPFVLTARADGVMNGLYDLGEGIRRLQALEAAGADCLYLPVPPGRAELAQVLGAVTAPVNALSVGPLQDLSLAELTAMGVRRISLGSQIARVTHAAIRDAMGGVMAGDFTVLKGSASGDEIDAMLQEGCADDRDFGPQGP, encoded by the coding sequence ATGAAGCTGTCTGACCGCCATGCATTGTTCGCTGACCTGCACAAAACGGGCTGTTTCGTCATGCCCAACCCTTGGGACCGCGGCTCTGCCCGGATGATGGCGGCGTCCGGCGCGGTGGCCTTGGCGACAACATCGGCGGGCCATGCGTTCACGTTGGGGCGGGCGGATATGGGGGGCGTCACGCGGGATGAGGCTTTGGCCCACGCCCAAGACATCATCAGCACCACAAACCTGCCCGTGTCTGGCGATTTTGAGAACGGCTTTGGCGATGACCCCGACACCGTGGCCGAGACGATCCGCTTAGCCGCAGAAGTCGGGCTTTCGGGCTGCGGGATCGAGGATATGGGCTTTGAGGACGGTCTGAACGCCTATGACTTTGACCTTACCGTGGAACGTATCCGGGCCGCCGTGGCCGCCGTACGCGCGTTGGGGCGGCCCTTCGTGCTGACCGCGCGGGCCGACGGGGTGATGAACGGGCTTTATGATCTGGGCGAGGGCATCCGCCGTTTGCAAGCCCTCGAGGCGGCGGGCGCCGATTGCCTCTATTTGCCCGTTCCGCCGGGAAGGGCGGAATTGGCGCAAGTTCTGGGGGCGGTTACGGCGCCGGTGAACGCGCTGTCGGTGGGGCCGTTGCAGGACCTGTCCTTGGCAGAACTGACGGCGATGGGGGTTCGGCGCATCTCGCTCGGCAGTCAAATCGCAAGGGTGACCCATGCCGCGATCCGCGACGCGATGGGCGGCGTGATGGCCGGAGATTTCACGGTCCTGAAGGGGAGCGCCTCAGGGGACGAGATTGACGCAATGCTACAGGAGGGCTGCGCAGATGACCGAGATTTTGGACCGCAAGGGCCGTAG
- a CDS encoding FAD-binding oxidoreductase, with the protein MSRLGKMSRRGLLLGAGAAAGYGLGNAWAPGLSQIDGVSRLGAPPPAPLVLNDASELSATSIRTHTRPAAHGDALIEAFRAELAAARSDARPLCVSAARHSMGGQSIPRDGHAITVDDAWIEPDTANQTYRVNGGARWRDVISALDPLGFSPAVMQSNHDFGVAATFSVNAHGWPVPYGPMGATVREIRMVLPGGDLVTASRTRNADLFNLAVGGYGLAGLIVDLEVDMVPNQRLAPSFTPMPAADFPTAFRTAVDDPTMPMAYGRLNVTRETLFDEALLVTYSPTLDQTDIPPATESGWMSYAASYLYRGQVGREGMKDWRWWMESSLAPRLAGPSTRNSLMNEPVITLDDRDPTRVDILHEYFLPFDAFDGFLTACRDVIPDAFVEFLNVTLRFVDSDTDSLLPHSPTPRIAAVMSFTQELTPRAEADHARMTRALIERIIAIGGTYYLPYRPHATPDQFQRAYPRAPEFAAAKRALDPTLTLRNNLWDSYLSAL; encoded by the coding sequence ATGAGCCGTTTGGGAAAGATGTCACGCAGGGGCCTTCTGCTCGGCGCAGGCGCGGCCGCAGGCTACGGGCTCGGCAATGCATGGGCACCCGGCCTGTCCCAAATTGACGGTGTCTCCCGCTTGGGCGCCCCCCCTCCCGCTCCTCTGGTGCTCAACGATGCGTCGGAACTGTCGGCCACCTCGATCCGCACCCACACCCGACCCGCCGCCCACGGTGACGCCCTGATCGAGGCCTTCCGGGCCGAGCTTGCCGCCGCCCGGTCCGACGCACGCCCCCTTTGCGTCAGCGCCGCGCGCCACTCCATGGGCGGGCAATCCATCCCGCGCGATGGCCACGCCATCACCGTGGACGACGCCTGGATCGAACCCGACACGGCCAATCAAACCTACCGTGTGAACGGCGGCGCGCGCTGGCGCGATGTGATCTCGGCCCTCGATCCACTGGGCTTCTCTCCCGCAGTGATGCAATCCAACCACGACTTCGGCGTCGCCGCGACGTTTTCCGTCAATGCCCATGGCTGGCCCGTCCCCTATGGCCCCATGGGCGCGACCGTGCGTGAAATCCGCATGGTCCTGCCTGGCGGAGACCTCGTCACCGCCTCCCGCACCCGAAACGCGGATCTCTTCAACCTCGCCGTGGGCGGCTACGGCCTCGCGGGCCTGATCGTGGATCTAGAGGTCGATATGGTCCCCAACCAACGCCTCGCGCCCTCCTTTACGCCTATGCCCGCTGCCGATTTCCCCACTGCCTTCCGCACCGCCGTGGATGATCCGACGATGCCCATGGCCTACGGGCGCCTGAACGTCACCCGTGAAACCCTCTTCGATGAGGCGCTCTTAGTCACCTATTCGCCGACGCTGGACCAAACCGATATCCCCCCCGCCACGGAATCGGGCTGGATGTCCTACGCCGCCTCCTACCTCTACCGGGGCCAGGTGGGCCGCGAGGGCATGAAGGACTGGCGCTGGTGGATGGAATCCTCCCTCGCGCCGCGCCTCGCGGGCCCCTCCACCCGGAATTCCCTGATGAATGAGCCGGTCATAACCCTCGATGACCGCGACCCGACCCGTGTCGATATCCTGCACGAATATTTCTTGCCCTTCGACGCCTTCGATGGCTTCCTGACCGCCTGCCGCGACGTGATCCCCGATGCCTTCGTGGAGTTTCTAAACGTCACCCTGCGCTTCGTGGACAGCGATACCGACAGCCTCCTGCCCCACTCCCCCACCCCCCGCATCGCCGCGGTGATGTCCTTCACCCAGGAACTCACCCCCCGTGCCGAGGCCGACCACGCCCGCATGACACGCGCCCTGATCGAGCGGATCATCGCCATCGGCGGCACGTATTACTTGCCCTACCGCCCCCATGCCACACCGGACCAATTCCAGCGCGCCTATCCCCGTGCGCCAGAATTCGCCGCCGCAAAACGCGCCCTCGACCCGACGCTCACCCTGCGCAATAACCTATGGGACAGCTACCTCTCGGCCCTCTAA
- a CDS encoding trimethylamine methyltransferase family protein: MTEILDRKGRRGGGRAARVAARAAALPDALRPIRAGMEGGTLKVLSDAQVTQIHEAALQALETIGLADAPQSGIDLMVSVGAVLGEDGRLRFPRQVVEDALGKAARGITLMGRDAAHDLHLSGTKVHYGTAGAAVHIVEPASNTYRECTAQDLYHAAQITQSLDNVNFFQRPMVCRDVVDNLEMDLNSIYASVSGTTKHIGMSFSDPSHVAPCMALIHELAGGEDAWRERPFISNSNCFVVPPMKFATESCETMEHCIRAGMPVLLLSAAMAGATAPSTIAGAVTQATAECLAGLVYVNALTPGFPAIFGTWPFGLDLRTGAMCLGSGEQALLSSACAQMHQFYGLPGGAAGGASDSKMPDMQAGWEQMCSNVMAGLSGLNMVYEAAGMHASLLGFCLESLILSDDLIGQAMRCVRGIEVNEDTLALDQMAEVCLGGTGHYLGTDKTLALMQSDFVYPTLGNRMSPKEWEENQKPDLMASAIARKEKILAEARPHISPEVDQAVRAKYAMYFSS; encoded by the coding sequence ATGACCGAGATTTTGGACCGCAAGGGCCGTAGAGGCGGCGGCCGCGCCGCCCGTGTGGCCGCAAGGGCAGCGGCCCTGCCAGATGCATTGCGCCCGATCCGCGCGGGGATGGAAGGCGGCACCCTGAAGGTGTTGTCTGACGCACAGGTCACCCAGATCCACGAGGCCGCTTTGCAAGCGCTGGAAACCATTGGCCTTGCCGACGCGCCACAATCGGGGATTGATCTGATGGTCTCGGTCGGCGCGGTTTTGGGCGAAGATGGCCGCCTCCGCTTCCCGCGCCAAGTGGTGGAAGACGCCCTTGGCAAAGCCGCGCGGGGGATCACCTTGATGGGGCGCGATGCAGCCCATGACCTGCATCTATCCGGCACCAAGGTCCACTACGGCACCGCAGGCGCGGCGGTTCATATCGTGGAACCCGCCAGCAACACTTACCGTGAATGCACGGCGCAGGACCTCTATCACGCCGCGCAAATCACGCAATCCCTTGATAACGTGAACTTCTTTCAACGACCCATGGTGTGCCGTGACGTGGTGGACAATCTGGAGATGGACCTGAATTCCATCTACGCCAGCGTCTCTGGCACCACCAAACATATCGGCATGTCCTTCAGCGATCCGTCCCACGTGGCGCCCTGCATGGCCCTGATACATGAGCTTGCGGGCGGAGAGGACGCTTGGCGCGAGCGGCCCTTCATCTCCAACTCCAACTGCTTCGTGGTGCCGCCGATGAAGTTCGCCACCGAAAGCTGCGAGACGATGGAACATTGCATCCGCGCGGGGATGCCGGTGCTGCTTCTTAGCGCGGCCATGGCGGGGGCCACGGCGCCGTCCACCATCGCGGGCGCGGTGACCCAGGCCACGGCGGAATGTCTGGCCGGATTGGTCTACGTAAACGCTCTGACACCGGGGTTTCCGGCGATTTTCGGGACGTGGCCGTTTGGCTTGGACCTGCGCACCGGCGCCATGTGCCTGGGCTCGGGCGAGCAGGCGTTGCTTTCATCGGCCTGCGCCCAGATGCATCAGTTCTACGGCCTGCCCGGCGGCGCGGCGGGGGGCGCGTCGGACAGCAAGATGCCCGATATGCAAGCAGGATGGGAGCAGATGTGCTCGAACGTGATGGCGGGCTTGTCGGGGCTGAACATGGTCTACGAGGCGGCGGGGATGCATGCCTCGCTTCTGGGGTTCTGTCTGGAAAGCCTGATCCTGTCCGATGACCTGATCGGCCAAGCCATGCGCTGCGTGCGTGGGATCGAAGTGAACGAAGACACGCTGGCGCTCGATCAGATGGCCGAGGTCTGCTTGGGCGGCACCGGGCATTACCTTGGCACCGATAAAACGCTGGCCCTGATGCAAAGCGATTTCGTCTATCCGACCCTTGGCAACCGCATG
- a CDS encoding DUF2867 domain-containing protein gives MTGLKRPLRPPDWSDTHSAPLRAEIPTARAAYEIALGQMPPWVHGAMKLRNWIVGKFGLTTPSMGQGMMQLPIVSETSKAYELGLIDRHLTFTLQTIRNGDTAHLTTRIWFNHWTGRLYLAVVLIPHKIIVKLSLRRLA, from the coding sequence GTGACCGGCCTCAAGCGCCCCCTGCGGCCACCCGATTGGTCCGACACCCACTCTGCCCCGCTGCGGGCAGAGATACCAACGGCCCGCGCGGCCTATGAGATCGCGCTTGGCCAGATGCCGCCTTGGGTTCACGGGGCGATGAAACTGCGCAACTGGATCGTCGGCAAATTCGGCCTGACGACGCCCTCCATGGGGCAGGGCATGATGCAGTTGCCCATCGTGTCCGAGACATCCAAGGCCTACGAGCTTGGCCTGATTGACCGGCACCTGACCTTTACCCTTCAAACTATCCGCAATGGCGACACCGCCCACCTGACCACGCGGATTTGGTTCAACCACTGGACCGGGCGGTTGTACCTCGCCGTTGTCCTGATCCCCCATAAAATCATTGTAAAACTGTCCCTCAGGAGGCTCGCATGA
- a CDS encoding NAD(P)-dependent oxidoreductase codes for MQVGFIGLGSVGGKLAGSLLRNGVALSVHDLEAEAVAGMVTRGARAGGDPAAMMRQCDVVITCLPSPAASAIVVEAMLPEVREGKIWMEMSTTDAAEILRLAPMVAARGGAVAECPVSGGCHRADTGNISIYMSGERAVFDRVLPLLTKMGRRVLHTGPLGAASTLKVMTNYLATTHLLALCESLAVMKAAGVDLAVAYEAIAVSSGNSFVHETESQLILSGSRDVNFTLDLIQKDVGLFQAIAERNNVPLELSPKVIEMLSEGQRVLGHAAQSDRMIELLEAATGLDVRAEGFPQVLVDEESEESGYEVVVRRG; via the coding sequence ATGCAGGTTGGATTTATCGGGTTAGGATCTGTTGGCGGCAAGCTGGCGGGATCACTGTTGCGCAACGGGGTGGCGCTGTCGGTGCACGATCTGGAGGCGGAGGCTGTCGCGGGAATGGTGACGCGCGGGGCCCGCGCTGGCGGCGATCCGGCGGCGATGATGCGCCAGTGCGATGTGGTGATTACCTGTCTGCCGTCGCCCGCGGCCTCGGCCATCGTGGTGGAGGCGATGCTGCCGGAGGTGCGAGAGGGTAAGATCTGGATGGAGATGTCTACCACCGACGCCGCGGAGATCTTGCGGTTGGCGCCGATGGTTGCGGCCCGCGGGGGGGCGGTTGCGGAATGCCCGGTCTCGGGCGGATGCCACCGGGCGGATACGGGCAACATCTCGATCTATATGAGTGGGGAGAGGGCGGTGTTTGACCGGGTCTTGCCGCTGCTGACCAAGATGGGGCGGCGGGTGCTGCATACGGGGCCGCTTGGGGCGGCCTCGACCCTGAAGGTAATGACGAACTATCTGGCGACGACCCATTTGTTGGCCTTGTGTGAGAGCCTTGCGGTGATGAAAGCGGCAGGGGTTGATTTGGCGGTGGCTTACGAGGCGATTGCGGTGTCGTCGGGCAACTCATTTGTGCACGAGACCGAAAGCCAGTTGATCTTGAGCGGGTCGAGGGATGTGAATTTCACGCTTGATTTGATCCAGAAGGATGTGGGCTTGTTTCAGGCCATTGCCGAGCGAAATAACGTGCCATTGGAGCTATCGCCCAAGGTGATTGAGATGCTGAGCGAGGGGCAGAGGGTCCTGGGACACGCGGCGCAGAGCGACCGGATGATCGAGTTGCTGGAGGCCGCAACGGGCTTGGACGTGCGGGCCGAGGGGTTTCCACAGGTTCTGGTGGATGAGGAGTCGGAAGAGTCCGGGTATGAGGTTGTCGTCAGGAGGGGTTAA
- a CDS encoding homocysteine S-methyltransferase family protein has translation MDITILDGGMGQELIARSKAPPTPLWSTDVMRAQPELVRDVHGDFFAAGAQIATANTYAIHRDRLVSAGAEDEFEALHSLALRQARDARDAHGSGLVAGAIGPLGASYRPDLQPEHSKAVALFAEIAALQAPLCDLLICESVASVAHARSVLEGAQGHGVPVWLAFTVDDKDGSRLRSGEPLADAVAVSNGAAALLANCSVPEAMPAALKVLATAGVPFGAYANGFTEISAGFLEDSPTVEALTSRQDMGPDTYADHVMEWIALGATIVGGCCEVGPAHIAEITRRVGALP, from the coding sequence ATGGATATCACGATTTTGGACGGCGGCATGGGGCAGGAATTGATCGCCAGATCAAAGGCCCCACCAACGCCGCTTTGGTCGACGGATGTGATGCGGGCGCAGCCGGAATTGGTGCGCGACGTCCATGGGGATTTTTTTGCGGCAGGGGCGCAGATCGCGACGGCCAACACCTATGCCATCCACCGGGATCGGCTGGTGAGTGCCGGGGCGGAAGATGAGTTTGAGGCGCTCCACTCTTTGGCTCTGCGCCAGGCGCGAGACGCTCGCGATGCCCATGGCAGCGGCTTGGTTGCGGGGGCGATCGGGCCGTTAGGCGCGTCCTATCGCCCTGATTTGCAACCAGAACACAGCAAGGCCGTCGCACTATTCGCCGAGATTGCGGCCTTGCAAGCGCCCCTGTGTGACCTGTTGATCTGTGAATCCGTGGCCTCGGTCGCTCATGCTCGTTCCGTATTGGAAGGTGCGCAAGGGCACGGTGTGCCGGTGTGGCTGGCCTTCACGGTGGACGACAAGGATGGCAGCCGCCTGCGTTCGGGCGAGCCCTTGGCCGATGCGGTTGCGGTCAGCAATGGCGCGGCGGCGTTGCTGGCAAACTGCTCGGTTCCTGAAGCGATGCCTGCCGCGTTGAAAGTGTTGGCGACCGCGGGCGTCCCCTTTGGCGCCTACGCCAACGGGTTCACCGAGATCAGCGCCGGCTTCCTGGAGGATTCCCCCACGGTCGAGGCTTTGACCTCGCGCCAGGATATGGGGCCGGACACCTACGCCGATCACGTTATGGAATGGATCGCGCTAGGGGCCACAATCGTTGGCGGCTGTTGCGAGGTTGGCCCCGCCCACATCGCGGAAATCACCCGCCGCGTCGGTGCCTTGCCGTGA
- a CDS encoding LysR family transcriptional regulator translates to MQIDQIETFLDLLDTGSFNRTADRLGVTQSTISGRVKALEKALGERLFERSRSGTQPTTAALRFETHARVLRRAWADGQADVKPTGSAVMLRIGIQHDLIDNHVADWLAALRQALPDCGFYVDGDYSIQMCRDLENGVLDLGIVFTPRPSPDLYFESMGDVTYHMVSTSQQPLKDVSPTDYILPAYAPAFSQTHAALHPGLSLGSVSSGQAAAVRGLFIALGGTTYLPSEMAQTLIDEGTAHRVPDAPAITQPVFTAMHLRNRHRAGYRRMAKTLRGRIAPQ, encoded by the coding sequence ATGCAGATCGACCAAATCGAAACCTTCCTAGACCTCCTCGACACGGGGTCCTTCAATCGCACAGCCGACAGGCTCGGCGTCACCCAATCCACGATCTCGGGCCGGGTCAAAGCTTTGGAAAAAGCCTTGGGCGAACGCCTGTTCGAGCGGTCGCGCTCCGGCACCCAACCCACCACCGCCGCCTTGCGCTTCGAGACCCACGCCCGCGTGCTCCGACGCGCTTGGGCAGATGGACAGGCCGATGTGAAACCCACAGGCTCCGCCGTCATGCTGCGCATCGGCATCCAACACGATCTGATCGACAACCACGTCGCCGATTGGCTCGCCGCCCTGCGCCAAGCCCTGCCCGATTGCGGCTTCTACGTGGATGGCGACTACTCCATCCAAATGTGTCGCGACCTCGAAAACGGCGTCCTCGACCTGGGCATCGTTTTCACCCCGCGCCCTTCGCCAGACCTCTATTTTGAAAGCATGGGCGACGTGACCTATCACATGGTCTCCACATCCCAACAGCCGCTCAAAGACGTCTCTCCGACCGATTACATCCTCCCCGCCTATGCCCCCGCCTTCAGCCAGACCCACGCCGCCCTCCATCCCGGCCTCAGCCTCGGCAGCGTCTCCAGCGGCCAAGCCGCCGCCGTCCGCGGTCTCTTCATCGCTCTCGGGGGCACCACCTACCTGCCTTCTGAGATGGCCCAAACCCTCATCGACGAGGGCACCGCCCACCGCGTCCCCGATGCCCCCGCCATCACGCAACCGGTCTTCACCGCCATGCACCTGCGCAACCGCCACCGTGCAGGCTACCGCCGCATGGCCAAAACGCTTCGCGGCCGCATCGCCCCCCAATAA
- a CDS encoding FAD-dependent oxidoreductase — protein sequence MAELPSTARVVIIGGGVIGTSALYHLAMGGWSDCVLLEKNELTAGSTWHAAGNCPNFSTSWAVLNMQRYSLEMYRELAEKVDYPMNYHVTGSLRLGHSKERAQEFQRVLGMAEYQGIDMKMLSNDEAKEMYPFLETHDLSGILYDPYDGDIDPAQLTQAMAKGARDLGAQIHRFTPATGVRRENGEWIVETEKGEIRCEYVVNAAGYYAQRVGEWFKPYGGREVPMVVMSHQYFLTEEIPAVKEWTEANGKKLPLIRDVDSSYYLRQDKNGLNLGPYERNCKAHWVTPEDPMPEDFSFQLYPDDLDRLEWYIEDAMERVPLLGEGGVGRNINGPIPYAPDGLPMIGPMPGVENAFEAHSFTFGIVQGGGAGKVLSEWIMHGETEWDMWAVDPRRYTDFADHDYCLEKALETYGHEYGMHFPWKAWPAGRDKKLSPVDGRVRELGGQMDAYGGWERANWFAKPGDDTSLEATETWGRNGPWEPRVREECEAVRDGVGVLDLCGFSRFNLSGEGAAEWLRGRIAGALPKVGRMNLAYFADTRGRILTEMSVLRHAEDFFTLITAASAQWHDFEVLWRSGLPEGVSLTDHTTEYSTLIVTGPKARELFEKIGTEADLSLGWLSHQPAKVAGVNCALARVSFAGELGWEIHAANADIPALYEAVLDAGAKPFGMWALNALRIEKGYRAWKGDLSTDYTLLEGGMERFIKFDKPQDFPGKAALLAEKQAGVKKRFVILKVDAGEADAPYMSTITHDGEVVGETTSGAWGYRVGHSVALAMVRADLATPGTELDVNIYGNICKATVTGDRPIWDAENARIRA from the coding sequence ATGGCAGAACTACCCAGCACGGCGCGTGTTGTGATTATTGGCGGCGGGGTCATTGGAACCTCGGCTCTTTACCATCTGGCGATGGGGGGGTGGAGCGATTGCGTTTTGCTGGAAAAGAATGAGTTGACCGCAGGTAGTACCTGGCACGCGGCAGGGAATTGCCCAAACTTCTCAACCTCTTGGGCGGTGCTGAACATGCAGCGCTACTCGTTGGAGATGTACCGGGAACTGGCCGAGAAGGTCGATTATCCGATGAACTACCATGTCACCGGCTCACTGCGGCTGGGGCACTCCAAGGAGCGCGCACAGGAGTTCCAGCGCGTTTTGGGGATGGCGGAATATCAGGGCATCGACATGAAGATGTTGAGCAATGATGAAGCGAAGGAGATGTATCCGTTCCTGGAAACCCATGACCTGAGCGGGATCCTTTATGATCCCTATGACGGCGACATCGATCCGGCGCAGTTGACCCAGGCGATGGCCAAGGGGGCGCGGGATCTGGGCGCGCAGATCCATCGGTTTACACCTGCGACGGGTGTGCGCCGAGAGAATGGCGAGTGGATCGTGGAGACGGAGAAGGGCGAGATCCGTTGCGAATACGTGGTGAACGCGGCAGGCTATTATGCGCAGCGCGTGGGGGAATGGTTCAAGCCCTATGGCGGGCGCGAGGTGCCGATGGTGGTGATGAGCCACCAGTATTTCCTGACCGAGGAAATCCCGGCGGTGAAGGAGTGGACGGAAGCCAACGGAAAGAAACTGCCGCTGATCCGCGATGTGGATAGCAGCTATTACCTGCGGCAGGACAAGAACGGGCTGAACCTTGGGCCCTATGAGCGGAACTGCAAGGCGCATTGGGTGACGCCCGAGGATCCGATGCCGGAGGACTTCAGCTTCCAGCTGTATCCCGACGATCTGGACCGGCTGGAGTGGTACATCGAAGACGCGATGGAGCGGGTGCCGCTGCTGGGCGAGGGCGGCGTGGGGCGCAACATCAACGGGCCCATTCCCTATGCGCCCGACGGCTTGCCGATGATCGGTCCGATGCCCGGCGTGGAGAACGCGTTCGAGGCGCATTCCTTCACCTTCGGGATCGTGCAGGGCGGCGGTGCGGGTAAGGTCCTTTCCGAATGGATCATGCACGGCGAGACGGAGTGGGACATGTGGGCGGTCGATCCGCGTCGTTACACCGACTTTGCCGATCACGACTATTGCCTGGAGAAGGCGCTGGAGACCTACGGCCACGAATACGGGATGCATTTCCCATGGAAGGCCTGGCCTGCGGGGCGGGACAAGAAGCTGTCTCCGGTGGACGGACGCGTGCGCGAGTTGGGCGGCCAGATGGACGCTTATGGCGGCTGGGAGCGGGCCAATTGGTTCGCCAAGCCGGGCGATGACACCTCGCTGGAGGCCACCGAAACATGGGGCCGTAACGGCCCGTGGGAGCCGCGCGTGCGCGAGGAATGCGAGGCGGTGCGCGACGGGGTTGGCGTGCTGGACCTGTGCGGTTTCTCGCGCTTCAACCTGTCGGGCGAGGGGGCTGCGGAATGGCTGCGCGGGCGCATCGCGGGCGCTTTGCCCAAGGTGGGGCGGATGAACCTGGCCTACTTCGCCGATACGCGGGGGCGGATATTGACGGAGATGTCGGTGCTGCGGCACGCGGAGGATTTCTTCACGCTGATCACGGCGGCCTCCGCCCAATGGCACGACTTCGAGGTGCTGTGGCGCAGCGGATTGCCCGAGGGTGTCAGTCTGACGGATCACACGACGGAATATTCCACGCTGATCGTCACCGGCCCCAAGGCGCGAGAGCTGTTCGAGAAGATCGGCACCGAGGCCGACCTTTCGCTGGGCTGGCTTTCGCATCAGCCGGCCAAGGTGGCGGGCGTGAATTGTGCACTGGCGCGGGTCTCTTTCGCGGGGGAGTTGGGTTGGGAAATCCACGCCGCCAATGCCGATATCCCGGCGCTCTACGAGGCGGTTCTGGATGCGGGGGCCAAGCCGTTTGGCATGTGGGCGCTCAATGCCTTGCGGATCGAGAAGGGATATCGCGCGTGGAAGGGCGATCTTTCCACCGATTACACGCTGCTGGAAGGCGGGATGGAGCGGTTCATCAAGTTCGACAAGCCGCAGGACTTCCCCGGCAAGGCGGCGCTGCTGGCCGAGAAGCAGGCGGGCGTGAAGAAACGTTTCGTGATCTTGAAAGTCGACGCGGGCGAGGCCGACGCGCCCTATATGTCCACCATCACCCATGACGGCGAAGTGGTGGGCGAGACCACCAGCGGGGCATGGGGATACAGGGTTGGCCACTCGGTCGCGCTGGCCATGGTGCGGGCTGATCTGGCCACGCCGGGGACGGAGTTGGACGTCAACATCTACGGCAATATCTGCAAGGCGACGGTGACCGGAGATCGCCCAATTTGGGACGCGGAGAACGCGCGTATCCGCGCATGA